In one Mustela lutreola isolate mMusLut2 chromosome 8, mMusLut2.pri, whole genome shotgun sequence genomic region, the following are encoded:
- the LOC131838656 gene encoding LOW QUALITY PROTEIN: chorion-specific transcription factor GCMa-like (The sequence of the model RefSeq protein was modified relative to this genomic sequence to represent the inferred CDS: inserted 2 bases in 1 codon), translating into MDDLTVMAPEDLDSEDKEVLSWDINDMKLPQNVKKTDWFQEWPDSYEKHIYSSEDRNAQRHLSSWAMRNTNNHNSRILKKSCLGVVVCSRDCSAEEGRKIYLRPAICDKARQKQQRKRCPNCDGPLKLIPCRGHGGFPVTNFWRHDGRFIFFQSKGEHDHPKPETKLEAEARRTMKKAHAAASASVPSKLKESPDTKSLPGETQSWGSFPLTWSFQEGVQLPGSYNGRLIANTPQQKSLNDCLFFSKSCCLGGTTDLADPTSTLGPTKLYDKCKLSSSWICNGGDLLHPVSGVXSDYGDRQTWNINTALGRQSLNDNCCPSYPFPLTSWPYDFSPSQSSAEPFPQQIPVEPPVAESSCRPLWPNPGGELYEERLHVDFNSCCPSSTCHSPQEDPFLLTYASHPHHQYSLTGKSSKWDFDEDMRGVGLDHYSNEMLLNLCPLR; encoded by the exons ATGGATGACCTGACTGTCATGGCGCCTGAAGACCTTGATTCCGAGGACAAGGAGGTGTTAAGCTGGGATATTAACGATATGAAACTGCCACAGAATGTGAAAAAGACTGACTGGTTCCAGGAATGGCCCGACTCCTACGAGAAGCACATCTACAGCTCAGAGGACAGGAACGCACAGCGGCACCTGAGCAGCTGGGCCATGCGCAACACCAACAACCACAACTCCCGCATCCTCAAAAAGTCCTGCCTGGGCGTGGTGGTGTGCAGCCGTGACTGCTCTGCTGAGGAGGGCCGCAAGATCTACCTGCGACCCGCCATCTGCGACAAAGCCCGgcagaagcagcagaggaaaCGCTGTCCAAACTGCGACGGGCCTCTGAAGCTCATTCCTTGCCGAGGCCATGGGGGCTTCCCGGTCACCAACTTCTGGAGGCACGACGGACGCTTCATATTCTTCCAGTCAAAGGGAGAGCACGATCATCCAAAACCAGAAACCAAATTGGAAGCCGAGGCaagaagaacaatgaaaaaagCACATGCAGCGGCATCTGCCTCTGTCCCCTCAAAGCTGAAGGAGAGCCCAGATACAAAGTCTCTTCCAGGTGAAACCCAAAGTTGGGGAAGTTTTCCTTTAACTTGGTCTTTCCAGGAGGGCGTCCAGTTGCCCGGTAGTTACAATGGACGTTTAATAGCTAACACTCCCCAGCAGAAGTCTCTGAATGATTGCTTGTTCTTCTCCAAGAGCTGTTGCTTGGGGGGAACCACTGACCTGGCAGACCCCACTTCCACCTTGGGCCCCACTAAGCTCTATGACAAATGCAAACTGTCCAGTAGTTGGATCTGTAATGGTGGGGACCTGCTTCATCCTGTTTCCGGAGT TTCTGACTACGGTGATCGGCAAACATGGAATATAAATACTGCCTTGGGGAGACAGTCTCTTAATGACAACTGTTGTCCCAGTTATCCTTTCCCTCTGACCAGCTGGCCTTATGACTTCTCCCCTTCCCAGAGCTCTGCAGAACCCTTTCCCCAGCAGATTCCAGTGGAACCGCCTGTGGCCGAAAGTAGCTGTCGCCCATTATGGCCTAATCCAGGGGGTGAGCTTTATGAAGAGAGGCTGCATGTGGATTTTAACAGCTGCTGCCCTTCCTCCACATGCCACTCACCTCAGGAAGACCCCTTTCTCCTTACCTACGCCTCCCATCCCCACCATCAATACTCATTGACAGGCAAGAGCAGCAAATGGGATTTTGATGAAGACATGAGGGGCGTGGGTTTGGATCATTACAGCAATGAGATGCTTCTCAACCTCTGTCCTTTAAGATGA
- the LOC131837911 gene encoding gametocyte-specific factor 1-like — MEPEDLEICPYDPNHRMPASRLQYHLASCRKKNPKIAKKMANCKYNACHVVPIKRLKEHEANCVNRTAVDDEPFNLPKVISPSLEPNEKLSNAANQILDPDVWNIDNTHHSPSFVLKTFAPKMLVCESDSRDIKKQSMDGKHPNNYKSWRKGQKN; from the exons ATGGAGCCAGAAGACTTAGAAATATGTCCTTATGACCCAAACCACAGGATGCCAGCCAGCAGGTTACAGTACCACCTGGCATCATGTAGAAAG aaaaatccAAAGATAGCTAAAAAAATGGCTAACTGCAAATATAATGCTTGCCATGTGGTCCCAATCAAAAGGCTCAAGGAACATGAGGCTAACTGTGTCAATAGAACTGCTGTAGATGAtg AGCCGTTTAATCTTCCAAAGGTTATTTCTCCAAGTTTGGAACCAAATGAAAAACTTTCTAATGCTGCCAATCAGATTCTTGACCCTGATGTCTGGAACATAG ataACACACATCATTCTCCTTCATTTGTTCTTAAGACATTTGCTCCAAAAATGCTGGTCTGTGAAAG TGACTCAAGAGACATTAAAAAACAGTCTATGGATGGCAAACATCCTAACAACTATAAGTCCTGGAGAAAAG GTCAGAAAAACTGA
- the GTSF1 gene encoding gametocyte-specific factor 1 isoform X2: protein MLGFSFFISNMEETYIDSLDPEKLLQCPYDKNHQIRACRFPYHLIKCRKNHPDVANKLATCPFNARHQVPRAEISHHISSCDDKSCIEQDVVNQTRNLGQETLAESTWQCPPCDEDWDKDLWEQTSTPFVWGTANYCGNNSPASNIVVEHKSNLASGMRVPKSLPYVLPWKNNGNAQ, encoded by the exons A tgCTTGGATTCAGCTTCTTCATTTCCAACATGGAAGAAACTTACA tCGATTCCCTGGACCCTGAAAAGCTATTACAATGCCCCTATGATAAAAACCACCAGATCAGGGCCTGCAGGTTTCCTTATCATCTTATCAAGTGCAGAAAG aaTCATCCTGATGTCGCAAACAAATTGGCTACTTGTCCCTTCAATGCTCGTCACCAGGTTCCTCGGGCCGAAATCAGTCATCATATCTCAAGCTGTGATGATAAAAGTTGTATTGAGCAGGATGTTG TCAACCAAACCAGGAACCTTGGACAAGAGACTCTGGCTGAGAGCACATGGCAGTGCCCTCCTTGCGATGAAGATTGGGATAAAG ATCTGTGGGAACAGACCAGCACCCCATTTGTCTGGGGCACAGCCAACTACTGTGGCAACAACAG cccTGCAAGCAACATAGTTGTGGAACATAAGAGTAACCTGGCTTCAGGCATGCGTGTTCCTAAGTCTCTGCCATATGTTCTGCCATGGAAAAACA ATGGAAATGCACAGTAA
- the GTSF1 gene encoding gametocyte-specific factor 1 isoform X3, producing MEETYIDSLDPEKLLQCPYDKNHQIRACRFPYHLIKCRKNHPDVANKLATCPFNARHQVPRAEISHHISSCDDKSCIEQDVVNQTRNLGQETLAESTWQCPPCDEDWDKDLWEQTSTPFVWGTANYCGNNSPASNIVVEHKSNLASGMRVPKSLPYVLPWKNNGNAQ from the exons ATGGAAGAAACTTACA tCGATTCCCTGGACCCTGAAAAGCTATTACAATGCCCCTATGATAAAAACCACCAGATCAGGGCCTGCAGGTTTCCTTATCATCTTATCAAGTGCAGAAAG aaTCATCCTGATGTCGCAAACAAATTGGCTACTTGTCCCTTCAATGCTCGTCACCAGGTTCCTCGGGCCGAAATCAGTCATCATATCTCAAGCTGTGATGATAAAAGTTGTATTGAGCAGGATGTTG TCAACCAAACCAGGAACCTTGGACAAGAGACTCTGGCTGAGAGCACATGGCAGTGCCCTCCTTGCGATGAAGATTGGGATAAAG ATCTGTGGGAACAGACCAGCACCCCATTTGTCTGGGGCACAGCCAACTACTGTGGCAACAACAG cccTGCAAGCAACATAGTTGTGGAACATAAGAGTAACCTGGCTTCAGGCATGCGTGTTCCTAAGTCTCTGCCATATGTTCTGCCATGGAAAAACA ATGGAAATGCACAGTAA
- the GTSF1 gene encoding gametocyte-specific factor 1 isoform X1, translated as MMLGFSFFISNMEETYIDSLDPEKLLQCPYDKNHQIRACRFPYHLIKCRKNHPDVANKLATCPFNARHQVPRAEISHHISSCDDKSCIEQDVVNQTRNLGQETLAESTWQCPPCDEDWDKDLWEQTSTPFVWGTANYCGNNSPASNIVVEHKSNLASGMRVPKSLPYVLPWKNNGNAQ; from the exons ATGA tgCTTGGATTCAGCTTCTTCATTTCCAACATGGAAGAAACTTACA tCGATTCCCTGGACCCTGAAAAGCTATTACAATGCCCCTATGATAAAAACCACCAGATCAGGGCCTGCAGGTTTCCTTATCATCTTATCAAGTGCAGAAAG aaTCATCCTGATGTCGCAAACAAATTGGCTACTTGTCCCTTCAATGCTCGTCACCAGGTTCCTCGGGCCGAAATCAGTCATCATATCTCAAGCTGTGATGATAAAAGTTGTATTGAGCAGGATGTTG TCAACCAAACCAGGAACCTTGGACAAGAGACTCTGGCTGAGAGCACATGGCAGTGCCCTCCTTGCGATGAAGATTGGGATAAAG ATCTGTGGGAACAGACCAGCACCCCATTTGTCTGGGGCACAGCCAACTACTGTGGCAACAACAG cccTGCAAGCAACATAGTTGTGGAACATAAGAGTAACCTGGCTTCAGGCATGCGTGTTCCTAAGTCTCTGCCATATGTTCTGCCATGGAAAAACA ATGGAAATGCACAGTAA